The genomic interval CCAAATAGATGCGTTTGTATTAGCGCCTGCCTTTGTCGTGCTTATTGTGTCCCTTGCCTGGATGTCCTTTGTACTTGTTGTTTTTGTAGTGCTCATCCGCAACGAAATGTCTTCCCTTGTACTCAGTGCCGTGATTTCTGTAGGCCGCAAACTCCCGGTCACGGTATGTATGCAATTGATTTATCGTAAATCTCCGCAGCCCCGGTGGCAGAGATTTGTGTTTAATGTGAACCCATGGATCTCCGTATCCATGTGACCAGTACCAGTGATCATTATTGTAATAGTAGTAGCGTCCGCTTATAAAGAAGATAGAATAAGGGATGCCTACTGCCACGTAGACCCCTGGCCTGGACAGGAAAATCATCATTGGTGGTTCCTCAACCACTACCGCCTGTGGTACAGGTACACCGATGTTGACATTGACATTAACCTCGCCCCTTGCCTGAGTTCCTGTAATGACTGCAAACAGTATTAATATGGTTAAGCAAGCTGTTAATAACTTAACTGCATACTTCATCAATATCCTCCTATGGTTTGGCGCTGGATTACTGCTTTTTCGGAAATGCCACTTATATTTATTAGCAGATAAAGTGACTTTCTGTCAAGGTGCACCTGTTATTACAAAACTCTTTGAATTCCTTGACTATCAAGGCCTTTATATGATAATTTTGTAAGTCTATCATGTATCATCCAACCTTTGAAGAATTCTGCAAAAAGGCGGAGCAGGGGAACCTTATCCCTGTTTATAAAGAGATCCTAGCCGACCTTGAAACACCTGTCTCTGCGTTTCTCAAGATAGATAAGGGTGATTACTCATTCCTGCTTGAAAGCGTCGAGGGAAAAGAGAAATGGGCCAGGTATACTTTTCTTGGAAGTAAACCAAGGGTGATTATAAGGGCGGATCAGAGGGGAGTAACAAGGGTAAGGGATGGTGTCGTGACAACAAAGTCCTATGAAAATCCCCTTGATGCAGTCAAGGAGGAGATGTCCCTTTATAAACCTGTCCTTGATGAAAACCTTCCGAGATTTTTTGGCGGCGCTGTGGGTTATATGACCTATGACATGATCAGGCATTTTGAAGAAGTAGAAATAGAAAAACGGGGTGAGTTTACCCACATCCCTGACCTTTTTTTTGTTATTACTGATACCCTTCTGATCTTTGACAATCATCTTCATACTATAAAAGCAGTTCACAATGCCCATATCAAGGATAACGATCTGAAGGCTGCATATGAGAAGGCCATAGAAAAAATAGACGAAGTTGTGGAAGAGCTGTGGGGTCCTCTAAAGCATAGCCACTATTCAAGAGGTGGTGACCATGTCAATCTCCAATGGTCATCTAATGTGACTAAAGATGAATTCATGGAGAAGGTTGACAGGGCTAAAGAGTATATAGCTGCCGGAGATATATTCCAGGTTCAGATATCCCAGCGGTTCAGCCTTGATACCACTTCGAATCCCCTTGATATCTACAGGGCACTCAGGAGGATTAATCCATCTCCCTATATGTTTTATCTCAGGTATGGAGACCTGCATGTTGTAGGCAGCTCACCTGAGGTTTTGGTCAGGCTGGAAGGAAGCCGTGTTGAGACAAGGCCGATAGCCGGTACGAGGAGGAGGGGCAGGAGTCCTGAGGATGATATGCGCATGGAGAAGGAACTCATATCTGATCCCAAGGAGCGGGCTGAACATATTATGCTGGTGGACCTTGGACGGAACGACATTGGCAGGGTTTGCAGGAAAGGGAGTGTATCGGTTAATGAATTGATGGTCATTGAGAGATATTCACATGTTATGCACCTCGTATCCAACGTCATTGGCGAGATTGACCCTCAGTATGATGGTTTTGATCTCCTTGAGGCCTGTTTCCCTGCAGGAACAGTCACAGGCGCTCCAAAGATACGTTCAATGGAGATAATAGAGGAACTGGAATCATCCAACAGGGGGCTCTATGCAGGTTCTGTGGGGTACTTCAGTTTTCAGGGTAATATGGATGCATGCATAACCATCAGGACTGTTGTGATAAAAGGAAATAAGGCATACCTCCAGGCCGCAGCAGGTATTGTGGCAGATTCAGAACCTGAGAAAGAGTATCTTGAGACAACCAATAAGATGAAGGGAATGGTCAAAGCGATTGAGATGGCGGAGAGAGGATTGGAGTAATGCTGCTCATAATAGATAACTATGATTCATTTACATATAATCTGGTACAGTATCTTGGCGAGCTGGGACAGGAGATGGAGGTGTACCGTAACGACAAGATCGGTATTGAGGAGATAGAATATCTGTCTCCTGAAAGGATAGTGATCTCTCCCGGCCCATGTACGCCTAAGGAGGCTGGAATATCTGTGGAATTGATCAAAGCATTTGCCGGCAAGATACCCATCCTCGGCGTCTGTCTTGGTCACCAGTCAATTGCAGAGGCATTCGGCGGAGAAGTGATCAGAAACTACAGGCTGATGCACGGCAAGACGTCAATGATACGTCACGACGGCAGGACGATATTTGCCGGACTCCCCAATCCATTTGAGGCAACGAGGTATCATTCACTGGTAGTAAAAAAAGAGACACTTCCTTCCTGTCTTGAGATAAGCGCTGAGACTGATGAAGGTGAGATTATGGGTATAAGGCACAGGGAGTATAAGGTCGAAGGAGTACAGTTTCATCCTGAGTCTATATTGACCACAGCAGGAAAGGACCTGCTGTGGAATTTTGTTAATTTATAGGTTTACGGGGTTATGATTAAAGAAGCCATTGCCAAACTTGCAGACAGGTTAAACCTGACAGAGGCTGAGTCTGAGGCTGTTATGGAGGAGATCATGACAGGCCAGGCGACTCCTGCACAGGTTGCATCATATCTCACTGCCCTCAGGATGAAAGGGGAGACGGTTGAGGAGATCACAGGCGCCGCAATAGTGATGCGTAATAAGGCAGCGAGAATAAGGGTAAATGACCCTGATGCTATAGATACATGCGGCACCGGCGGCGACCGCCTTCATACGTTTAATATTTCCACGACAGCTGCCTTTATAGTTGCAGGTGCAGGGGTAACTGTGGCAAAGCACGGCAACCGCTCTGTATCAAGCATGTGCGGCAGTGCAGATGTGCTGAGGGCCCTTGGTGTGAACATAGATATAAAACCTGAGAAGGTTGAGAGGTGTATCAATGAGGCAGGAATAGGTTTTTTGTTTGCGCCCCTGTATCATCCTGCGATGAAGCATGCAGTTGTGCCAAGGCAGGAGATAGGGATCAGGACTATGTTTAATATACTTGGTCCGCTGACTAATCCGGCGGGCGCTGCGCGTCAGGTGGTTGGTGTGTATTCGCCGCACCTCACGGAGATCCTTGCACGCGTGTTGTTGAATATTGGGGCAAAGCACTGCCTTGTGGTTCATGGAAGTGACGGTCTTGATGAAATTACAATAACAGGTGAGACGGCCGTTAGCGAGGGGAGGGGCGGAGAGGTCAGGACCTATACAATCAGGCCTTCTGATTTCGGGATGCGTGCAGCGTCTATAGAAGACATAAGAGGCGGCAGTCCAGAGGAAAACGCCCGCATCGTTTTGCAGATACTGGAGGGCGAGAAAGGGCCAAAACGGGATGTAGTCCTGTTGAATGCGGCAGCAGGTATCCTTGTGTCAGGCAGGGCGGCTGATTTCAGCCACGCCATTATAGAGGCTGAAAAGTCTATAGTTGCAGGGGCTGCCCTTGCTAAACTTGAATCGTTGAAAAGGATGACTAACCAGGGGTAGGACAGGCATAACCACGGAAAGGATGCAGGAGGGGGATGGCGGTCAACCCTGCGGTAGATGTGCATATAGTAAGGGTTTTTTAGAATGATAATGGAAGGTTTACTGGCAAAAATTGTTGAGCGAAAGAGAGAAGACCTCGCCCGGGTTAAGGCTGGGCTGTCTCTTAGGGAGTTGAAATCCCGTCTTAGGGATAGAGAGCCGCCGCGTGATTTTGTCAAGGCTATTTCAGGCAGAGAGAAGCGACGCGTAAATCTGATTGCTGAGATTAAGAAGAAGTCACCTGTAAAGGGGATGCTGGTAGATGATTTGGTGGTTGATAAACTTGCACGGCAGTATGAAGAGGCCGGGGCTTCTGCAATTTCAGTGATTACAGAAGAACACTATTTCTGCGGCAATCCGGCCTATCTCGGAGAGGCAAAAAAGGCGGCAAAGATACCTGTGCTGAGAAAGGATTTTCTGCTTGATGAGTATCATATTTATGAGGCGAGATATATAGGGGCGGATGCCATCCTGCTTATTGCAGCGATATTGGATACTGCCCAGCTGTCTGACTTTATCGCGATCTCATCAGAACTTGGCATGGCAGCGCTTGCTGAAGTTCACGATGAGACAGAGCTTGAAAAGGCGCTCAGGGCCGGGGCAGAGATAATCGGAATAAATAACAGGGACCTGACAACTTTTAATGTTGACATTAAA from Nitrospirota bacterium carries:
- the pabA gene encoding aminodeoxychorismate/anthranilate synthase component II gives rise to the protein MLLIIDNYDSFTYNLVQYLGELGQEMEVYRNDKIGIEEIEYLSPERIVISPGPCTPKEAGISVELIKAFAGKIPILGVCLGHQSIAEAFGGEVIRNYRLMHGKTSMIRHDGRTIFAGLPNPFEATRYHSLVVKKETLPSCLEISAETDEGEIMGIRHREYKVEGVQFHPESILTTAGKDLLWNFVNL
- the trpD gene encoding anthranilate phosphoribosyltransferase; the encoded protein is MIKEAIAKLADRLNLTEAESEAVMEEIMTGQATPAQVASYLTALRMKGETVEEITGAAIVMRNKAARIRVNDPDAIDTCGTGGDRLHTFNISTTAAFIVAGAGVTVAKHGNRSVSSMCGSADVLRALGVNIDIKPEKVERCINEAGIGFLFAPLYHPAMKHAVVPRQEIGIRTMFNILGPLTNPAGAARQVVGVYSPHLTEILARVLLNIGAKHCLVVHGSDGLDEITITGETAVSEGRGGEVRTYTIRPSDFGMRAASIEDIRGGSPEENARIVLQILEGEKGPKRDVVLLNAAAGILVSGRAADFSHAIIEAEKSIVAGAALAKLESLKRMTNQG
- the trpE gene encoding anthranilate synthase component I gives rise to the protein MYHPTFEEFCKKAEQGNLIPVYKEILADLETPVSAFLKIDKGDYSFLLESVEGKEKWARYTFLGSKPRVIIRADQRGVTRVRDGVVTTKSYENPLDAVKEEMSLYKPVLDENLPRFFGGAVGYMTYDMIRHFEEVEIEKRGEFTHIPDLFFVITDTLLIFDNHLHTIKAVHNAHIKDNDLKAAYEKAIEKIDEVVEELWGPLKHSHYSRGGDHVNLQWSSNVTKDEFMEKVDRAKEYIAAGDIFQVQISQRFSLDTTSNPLDIYRALRRINPSPYMFYLRYGDLHVVGSSPEVLVRLEGSRVETRPIAGTRRRGRSPEDDMRMEKELISDPKERAEHIMLVDLGRNDIGRVCRKGSVSVNELMVIERYSHVMHLVSNVIGEIDPQYDGFDLLEACFPAGTVTGAPKIRSMEIIEELESSNRGLYAGSVGYFSFQGNMDACITIRTVVIKGNKAYLQAAAGIVADSEPEKEYLETTNKMKGMVKAIEMAERGLE
- the trpC gene encoding indole-3-glycerol phosphate synthase TrpC, with the translated sequence MIMEGLLAKIVERKREDLARVKAGLSLRELKSRLRDREPPRDFVKAISGREKRRVNLIAEIKKKSPVKGMLVDDLVVDKLARQYEEAGASAISVITEEHYFCGNPAYLGEAKKAAKIPVLRKDFLLDEYHIYEARYIGADAILLIAAILDTAQLSDFIAISSELGMAALAEVHDETELEKALRAGAEIIGINNRDLTTFNVDIKTTMRIIKEVPAEKVIVSESGINCSNDIRMLGDAGVHAVLVGESIVTSGDVVKKIKELIGE